One stretch of Podospora pseudoanserina strain CBS 124.78 chromosome 4, whole genome shotgun sequence DNA includes these proteins:
- a CDS encoding hypothetical protein (EggNog:ENOG503P6HN) encodes MATFPDTTPRPTGHHTETPPSILPRQFFSVILIILLYTTASPFTPISWALGSDTLHLSGTYFLDRIFSGLVLFSAFYFQWRIASLRASVPVTLPLGGSTTAVRNGRLETVHSSSADLFLYKTSDYWHFALAEAGVLLLGEFAGSENLRRVVVCVVVAGIWLVGWAATPRSVKDWMWEQARAYLFVLVLDELRVAGRGLFGGYYHGPGGGRRRGRF; translated from the coding sequence ATGGCAACATTCCcagacaccaccccccggcCAACGGGCCACCATACCGAgactcccccctccatcctcccccgccaatTCTTTTCCGTCATCTTGATCATCCTCCTctacaccaccgcctcccccttcacccccatctcctggGCTTTGGGCAGCGACACCCTCCACCTTTCGGGCACGTATTTCCTCGACAGGATCTTCTCCGGCCTGGttctcttctccgccttctaCTTCCAATGGCGCATCGCCTCCCTCCGCGCCAGCGTGCCAGTCACCCTGCCTCTAGGCGGGTCAACCACCGCCGTCCGCAATGGTCGCCTCGAGACCGTCCACAGCAGTAGCGCAGACTTGTTCCTGTACAAGACAAGCGACTACTGGCATTTCGCCCTCGCCGAAGCGGGGGTTTTGCTTTTGGGAGAGTTCGCCGGCAGTGAGaacttgaggagggtggtggtttgtgttgtggtggcggggatttggttggttggttgggctgCTACGCCTAGGAGCGTGAAGGACTGGATGTGGGAGCAGGCAAGGGCTTATTTGtttgtgttggtgttggatgagttgagggtggcggggagggggttgtttgggggttaCTATCATGGGcctggtggggggaggaggaggggtaggttttga
- a CDS encoding hypothetical protein (EggNog:ENOG502SX2D) produces MNPRAKKYQFTRFSVDVSEVSESPGNHSSRLQTVIEEPSGSSDSIAGSTSRPPLQPAKRSSQNLSSITWAMLPPVNLGHAGGDKTLALFMPYLAYESHDGRKKMAAMINRVNDNRTNAPLSRRESALIDGYIHAHDVLPLHCRRTLDQYSYYMLETTERRDKDQVVYRWATKHGKPKNTAPILMVDQLWLWVLPDGTVITCMPNTQKPSEQYNIKKLLSREIETNKARQAIQSPDSLVEMILKICLNIMTRQGPGGVKLQEAFQSSINTIAEDEAVKMKKLLKTVDKLANAKDPFKYTSDIDSFSRISDESRQLVEIIDIQDELGIIKSILTTQLKVLEEFQGHLRPRKRSGGTKEHYDEDGDQHDEVHKKSHHGTGLKNARVVDEAIRIVEDNLIRVQEMDESAKRVEAELKQLLQFKQQQASGWDTRYAMKLSEQGSRQNTIMVVFTIVTVIFLPLSFIASFFTIGIVEFPKNEETGEVDWPVNEVSKYLFPISVGVSAVILLGIGIVFYRMASKAKRRMDSAQRPPPSKWQALKQSQTRKYSHKHKHKQDDDESYLSDCTSDISDGYSTRRRRNDDDSSDEESDDLSIDDDNDYAPIFRRFRFHTHVPGLRKLWLWKLYPVSQPPAHHHLSKAQEDFEWDYPLRRWRDVTREKMAVYVASWKANQLQKKGHGSRHNHPDEDECFSEDERHRSQTEELEHRERVDERKDWLRGWLGLSWGRRKGRESGDEPEDDGDEGGAAPSMRSEKGLGRLFRRRGNREERWDEEMGTARPA; encoded by the exons ATGAACCCGAGAGCCAAGAAGTACCAATTCACGAGATTT AGTGTAGATGTATCCGAGGTTTCAGAATCACCGGGAAATCACTCTAGCCGCTTGCAGACAGTGATAGAAGAGCCGTCCGGGTCTTCAGACAGCATAGCCGGGTCAACCTCTCGGCCACCGTTGCAGCCCGCAAAGCGTTCGAGTCAGAATCTGTCCAGCATAACATGGGCGATGTTGCCACCCGTCAATCTCGGGCACGCCGGTGGTGACAAAACGCTCGCGCTTTTT ATGCCATACCTTGCCTACGAGAGCCACGATGGTCGCAAAAAGATGGCGGCCATGATCAATCGCGTGAACGACAATCGAACCAACGCGCCCCTGAGCCGCAGGGAGTCGGCATTGATCGATGGATACATCCATGCTCACGATGTTCTACCACTACATTGCCGGCGCACATTGGATCAGTACTCTTACTACATGCTCGAAACCACGGAGCGGAGAGACAAAGACCAGGTCGTGTACCGATGGGCCACCAAGCACGGGAAGCCCAAGAACACAGCTCCTATTCTGATGGTTGACCAGTTGTGGCTATGGGTATTGCCCGATG GGACTGTAATTACCTGCATGCCAAACACCCAAAAGCCTTCCGAGCAGtacaacatcaagaaacTCCTAAGCCGGGAGATAGAGACAAACAAGGCGCGACAAGCAATCCAATCGCCCGACAGCCTTGTCGAAATGATTCTCAAGATATGTCTGAACATTATGACAAGGCAAGGCCCTGGTGGTGTCAAGCTGCAGGAGGCCTTCCAAtcctccatcaacaccatt GCTGAAGATGAAGCTGtcaagatgaagaagctccTCAAGACCGTCGACAAGCTCGCTAATGCTAAAGACCCCTTCAAATACACATCCGACATTGACAGCTTCTCACGGATATCAGACGAATCCCGGCAGCTTGTGGAAATTATTGATATCCAGGATGAGCTTGGCATCATCAAGTCCATTCTTACCACACAACTCAAGGTTCTGGAGGAATTCCAGGGTCACCTTCGGCCTCGGAAACGGTCAGGTGGTACCAAGGAGCACTATGACGAAGATGGAGACCAACATGATGAAGTCCATAAAAAGAGCCATCACGGAACTGGGCTTAAGAACGCCAGAGTGGTCGATGAAGCCATTCGGATCGTGGAAGACAACCTCATCCGAGTTCAAGAGATGGACGAGTCTGCCAAACGAGTCGAGGCTGAG TTGAAACAATTGTTGCAATTCAAGCAACAACAGGCATCCGGTTGGGATACACGATATGCAATGAAGCTCTCAGAACAGGGCTCGCGGCAAAATACT ATCATGGTGGTGTTCACCATCGTCACAGTCATCTTT CTGCCGTTGTCCTTCATTGCAAGCTTTTTTACCATCGGCATTGTAGAGTTCCCCAAGAACGAGGAAACCGGCGAAGTTGACTGGCCAGTCAACGAAGTGTCAAAATATCTGT TTCCCATCTCCGTCGGTGTTTCTGCTGTCAttctcctcggcatcggcatcgtGTTCTACCGCATGGCGAGCAAAGCCAAGAGGCGCATGGACAGCGCGCaacggccaccaccaagcaaatGGCAAGCTCTAAAGCAATCCCAAACCAGAAAGTATAGCCACAAGCACAAGCACAAGCAAGACGATGACGAGTCGTATCTCTCGGACTGCACTTCGGACATTTCCGACGGATACAGCACTCGGCGGCGTCGCAACGACGACGATTCGAGCGACGAGGAATCAGACGACTTGAgcatcgacgacgacaacgactaCGCCCCGATCTTTCGCCGCTTTCGGTTCCATACGCATGTCCCTGGCTTGCGCAAGCTCTGGCTGTGGAAGTTGTATCCTGTTTCGCAACCTCCGGCTCATCATCATTTGAGCAAGGCTCAGGAGGACTTTGAGTGGGATTATcctttgaggaggtggagagatGTTacgagggagaagatggcggTTTATGTTGCGTCGTGGAAGGCTAATCAGCTGCAAAAGAAGGGACATGGATCGAGGCATAATCACCCGGATGAGGATGAGTGCTTTTCGGAGGATGAGAGGCATAGGAGCCAGACAGAGGAGTTGGAACATCgggagagggttgatgaGAGGAAGGattggttgagggggtggttgggactgtcgtgggggaggaggaaggggagggagagtggGGATGAGcctgaggatgatggtgatgagggtggtgcaGCGCCCAGCATGAGGAGTGAGaagggtttggggaggttatttaggaggaggggtaatcgggaggagaggtgggatgaggagatgggcACGGCGAGACCGGCGTGA